In Silene latifolia isolate original U9 population chromosome 3, ASM4854445v1, whole genome shotgun sequence, a single window of DNA contains:
- the LOC141646360 gene encoding uncharacterized protein LOC141646360 isoform X1 produces MSGEDGINQLSPPPTPTPSTPQPPVQPKNVLIFSQIDMKVPTATWKEIMAARVSDRVMLIWALFLLLVPLGYFIHNIYGVHQTDSVTVRQDNFQLQEITCQPFLERIENLEAAVNDARFKLEQMNTLLVEHIFEQKQTMVNENVSKSNNLQPHIEVMTPNKQFKMAGKIESNNSTEIANVGHEMNTGMAPFYVGEKRQILM; encoded by the exons ATGTCCGGCGAAGATGGTATCAATCAACTATCTCCtcctccgactccgactccgtcAACCCCTCAGCCACCGGTACAGCCGAAGAACGTTCTTATATTTTCCCAAATCGATATGAAGGTGCCCACAGCGACGTGGAAGGAGATCATGGCAGCTAGAGTTAGTGATAGAGTCATGCTTATATGGGCACTATTCTTGTTGTTAGTTCCATTGGGATACTTCATTCACAATATCTATGGGGTTCACCAAACG GATTCGGTTACTGTTAGACAAGATAACTTTCAACTGCAAGAGATCACTTGTCAACCCTTTCTGGAAAGGATTGAAAATCTG GAAGCCGCTGTCAACGACGCGCGTTTTAAGCTGGAGCAAATG AATACTTTACTTGTGGAGCACATTTTTGAGCAGAAACAAACAATGGTAAACGAAAATGTGTCCAAATCGAACAATCTG CAGCCCCATATTGAGGTGATGACTCCAAACAAGCAATTCAAAATGGCAGGGAAAATTGAGTCGAATAACAGCACGGA GATTgcaaatgttggacacgagatgAATACAGGAATGGCTCCATTTTACGTAGGAGAAAAGCGCCAGATCCTCATGTAA
- the LOC141646360 gene encoding uncharacterized protein LOC141646360 isoform X2, with amino-acid sequence MSGEDGINQLSPPPTPTPSTPQPPVQPKNVLIFSQIDMKVPTATWKEIMAARVSDRVMLIWALFLLLVPLGYFIHNIYGVHQTDSVTVRQDNFQLQEITCQPFLERIENLEAAVNDARFKLEQMNTLLVEHIFEQKQTMVNENVSKSNNLPHIEVMTPNKQFKMAGKIESNNSTEIANVGHEMNTGMAPFYVGEKRQILM; translated from the exons ATGTCCGGCGAAGATGGTATCAATCAACTATCTCCtcctccgactccgactccgtcAACCCCTCAGCCACCGGTACAGCCGAAGAACGTTCTTATATTTTCCCAAATCGATATGAAGGTGCCCACAGCGACGTGGAAGGAGATCATGGCAGCTAGAGTTAGTGATAGAGTCATGCTTATATGGGCACTATTCTTGTTGTTAGTTCCATTGGGATACTTCATTCACAATATCTATGGGGTTCACCAAACG GATTCGGTTACTGTTAGACAAGATAACTTTCAACTGCAAGAGATCACTTGTCAACCCTTTCTGGAAAGGATTGAAAATCTG GAAGCCGCTGTCAACGACGCGCGTTTTAAGCTGGAGCAAATG AATACTTTACTTGTGGAGCACATTTTTGAGCAGAAACAAACAATGGTAAACGAAAATGTGTCCAAATCGAACAATCTG CCCCATATTGAGGTGATGACTCCAAACAAGCAATTCAAAATGGCAGGGAAAATTGAGTCGAATAACAGCACGGA GATTgcaaatgttggacacgagatgAATACAGGAATGGCTCCATTTTACGTAGGAGAAAAGCGCCAGATCCTCATGTAA